The nucleotide sequence GAACCAGAAGACCGCTGGGCGATCGTGGCTTATGTCCGGGCGTTGCAGAAGAGTCAAAACGCTTCGCTGGACGAAGTCCCGGCGGCGGACCGCGGCACGATCGAAAAAGAAGTGGCCGACGTGAAGCAACAGTTGAAGGAAGCCGCGGAGGCCGAGCGTCAACGTCAAGAAGAAGCGGCCGCCAAAGCGGCTGCTGAGGAAGCCGAACAGGCGACCGAAGAAGCCGACGCTGATTCCGCCGACGACCAGTGATTGATGGTGTCGGTTGGCTCGCCAATTGGCGGACAGCCCGAACACCCCGACCTGACCTGAAATAACTTACATCCCCGTTCGTTCAAACAAGCATCCTGCGGTTCCGATGTCCGATCACGCGATCCAATCCAAACCCGCCGACGACCCGGCTTTTCAATTGCCGTCGTTGTTACAGGGCCTGACTTTTCCGCTGATCATCGCCGGTGTGTTGGCGTTGATCGCCGGTGCGGCTTTGGGCCACTTTGGCGTCAATCCGACGTTCGGCATGTCGGTCTACCTGACGTCGGTGATGTACGTTTTGACGATCGCCGTGGGCGCGTTGTTCTTTGTGCTGATCCAGCACTTGTGCAAGGCGGGTTGGAGCGTGGTCGTTCGGCGTGTCGCTGAATTGATGATGGTGATGATCATCCCGTTGGCGGTGTTGTTCATTCCCATTCTGGTTTCGTTCACCGGCGAAGGCGTGTTGTACAAATGGGACGACCCGGGCTATGCCGCCGCGACCGGGATCGACACCACGGTGTGGGGGGAAAAATCACGATGGCTGACGCCCGGTTGGTTCATCGTCCGCACGCTGATTTATTTCGCGATCTGGGGTGGATTGGCCGTCTGGTATTTCCGCTGCAGCCGCACGCAAGATGAAACCGGCGAACGCACGCTGACCGAATCGATGCAGGGTGCCGCCGGGCCGGCGATCATCGCGTTCGCCTTTGTGACCTCGTTCGCCGCTTTTGATTGGTTGATGAGCCTGGCACCGATGTGGTTCTCCACGATGTTCGGTGTTTACATTTTCACCGGCGGGATTTTGTCAGCACACTGTGCGATTGCGTTGTTCACCTTCCTGTTGCAGCGTCAGGGTGCCCTGCGTGACGAGGTCACCAAGGAACACTATCACGACCTGGGCAAACTGATCTTCGGATTCATATGCTTCTGGGGATACATCTCGTTCAGCCAGTACATGCTGATCTGGTACGGGAACATTCCGGAAGAAACGCACTGGTTTTACGAGCGATCACAGGGACCATTCCTGTCAATCAGCGCGCTGTTGATCGTCGCCCACTGGGCGGTTCCGTTCCTGGCGATCATGAGCCGTCACGTTCGTCGTCGTCCGGCGTTGGTCGCCCTCATCGGGGCGTACATCTTGGTGATGCACTTCATCGACATTTATTGGGTGGTGATTCCCGAAGCCGATCACGCCCACGAAGGCCTGGGCGTCGGCGGTGCGGTGGGCGTGCTGGCCAGTCTGGTATGCGTGCTGGGCATGGTCATGTTGATGGTCGGCCTGATGTTGAAGGTCGCCGGCAACACCCGTTTGATTGCGGTCCGCGATCCGCGGCTGCAAGAATCCTTGGCTTTCCACAACATCTGATCGGTTGATTCCCCCCCGGAAGTGTTGCCCACAGGCGTGCATGGCTCCTGGAGGGACGAATGAAAACGACGCGATTCGCGATCAAGAAATTTTGCAAAGGCACTGAAACCGATGGCACAATACGATGACCTCAACGGCGGACGAATTGCCCTGGTCGGGGTGATCTCCGTGGTCGTGACTGCGGTTACCGCACTGGCGGTCCAAGTCGCGTTTTATGCGATGGCTTCCTACAACGACACCAAGAAGCAGGCCGAAAGCGATTACCGCCGGCAAAACGAGTTCCTGATGAGCCAGGAAACGGAACTGGCCCAGTACGGCGTGGACCCCAGCAACGCCAACGTGACCATCCCGATCGAAAAGGCGATGGAACTGGTGGTGGCCGAAAGCCATTCGGAATCCCACGACGACGATTCAAACAACGAAATCTGAAAAACCTGCTGACACTGACGTGACTGTAAATCTTCCCCAGCAACGAATCGGCAATCTCGGCGACACGCCGGGGCGACGCGCACGACAGGTTTCGTGCGCCCGGCCGGGCTTCATCGCGGCCTATGCCGCGATGATCGTGTTGGCGGGGGCGGTCATGTTCGGTGGGCCCGTGTCCGCCCAACCGCTGCAGAGCGGCGAAGGGGTCTCGCTGAACAACTCGATTCCTCGCGAGGTTCGTTCGGTCACCGTGACGCAAAAGCTGGGTGAAACCATCCCCGCTGACGTCGTGATGACGGACTCGTCAGGAAAGTCCCTCTCGACCGGGGACCTGCTGGATGGTGAAATCCCGCTGTTGATCACGTTGAATTACAGCGACTGTCCGATGCTGTGCAACGTTCAGTTGAATGCTTTGGTGCAGTCGCTGGACGAACTGGAATTGAAGATCGGCGAAGACTTTCGTCTTCTCTCGCTCAGCATCGATCCGACCGAACCGACCGAAAAGGTCGCACAAACAAAAGAACGCTATCTGCAGGAAGTTCCCCGCCAAGGCGGTGCGAACGAGGGATGGCGGTTCTGTACCGCCCAGCAGGAACAGATCACCAAATTGGCCGATGCCCTCGGGTTCAGTTACGTCTATGACGAGCAATCCGGTGAATACTACCACCCGGCCATGTTGGCCTACGTCAGTCCCGACGGCGTCATCGTCCGTTACTCGCTGGACGTCGGATTCCCGGTGGACCAGTTGAAACTGTCGATCGTCGAAGCGGGCCAAGGCAAGGTCGGATCAGCCGTCGACCAGTTCGTACTGTGGTGTTACAGCTACGACCCGAACAAGAACAGTTATGTCCCGCAAGCTTGGAAACTGATGCGATTGGGCGGTTTTGTGACCGTCGGCGCATTGGTCACGGCTCTGCTGCCGTTTTGGGTGGGACGTCGTCGCCGCCCCGCCGGTGACCCGGCGAATGCATCCAGCGATCCCCCCGGTTCGCAACCCGATTCCGACTCCGCCGCGGCAAATTGACGCACAAGCCCCGCCGGACCATTGAATTATTTGGCGTCAGACGTGATCGTCGCACGATAGCAACGCGGTTCAATTTGTCGCACCGCCACGCAACCAACCCCATTCCGAATTGAAATGTTGGACCACAATCAACTGCCGCTGGCTGATGTCAACAAAAGCCTCTGGTTCCCCGAGCAAGCGTCTTCGTTTGCCGAAGGTGTGGACTGGGTCTATGACACGATCCTTTACATCAGCCTCGTTTTCTTCGTCGGCATCGTGATCGCCTTGGTTTGGTTTGCGATCAAGTACCACAAGAAGAAGGGCGAACCGGCCGAAAGTCAGACTTCGCACCACACGCCTTTGGAATTGCTGTGGTCGATCGGCCCGTCATTCCTGTTGGTCTACATGTTCGTCGTCGGTGCGATCAGCTACCTGGACATGCGGACCCCGCCCGAAGGATCGTACGAGATCGGCGTCGAAGCCTACAAATGGGGCTGGACGATGGATTACGGCGGCGGGACCTACCACCCCGAACTGCACCTGTTGTTGGATGAACCCACCAAGCTGTCGATGCGCAGCAGCGACGTGATTCACAGCCTGTTCATCCCGGCCTTTCGTGCCAAGAAGGACATCGTGCCGGGGCGATACAACTACATGTGGTTCAAGCCCACCGTCGCCAGCGAAAAGGTGTCCGTCGACGAATTGGCATCGGCCAAGAAGGAAACCGGTACCGACGCTTGGGATTACGACAAGTACCAGTTCACGCCCGACGGTTATCGCTTCTTTGATCTTTACTGTGCCGAATACTGTGGCAAAAGTCACAGCGAAATGCAGACGGTCGTGGTCGTTCACGAAACCCAAGAAGAATTGGACGCTTGGATCAAGGAAAAGGCATCGCGTCCTGACGACGTGGCTCCCGACGCTTGGGGAAAGACGCTGTACAACCAACGCGGTTGTGCCAGCTGTCACTCCATCGACGGCAGCAAGCGTGTCGGCCCGTCGTTCAAGGATTTGGCCGGTTCCACCCACGCGTTGGCCGACGGATCCAGTGTGACGGTTGACCCGAACTACATCCGTGAATCGATCCTGGAACCAAAGGCCAAAGTGGTCGCGGGATACAACCCCGTGATGCCCAGCTACAAAGGCCAACTGAGTGACGACGATATCGATTCGATCATCGCTTATCTGAAAACCCTGGCCGAGTGACGAAAACCGTTACCCCGCCAGAAAACCATTCATCGTATTTGTTTAAACCGTTTATCGAGGTCCGCTGAAGTATGTCTGCCGGCACCCTGCCCAGTAACGTTCGCGATCCGGGATTCCCGACCGAGCGTGAAAACTATCTGACCAACAGCAAAGGGTTCCTCAGCTGGTTCTGCACGTTGGATCACAAACGGATCGGCGTGATGTACCTGATTGGTACCGTCACCGCGTTTTTGATCGGCGGTTTGCTGGCCCTGGGAATTCGTCTGCACCTGTTCAGCCCCGAAGGATGGCTGTTCACCGATAATTGGTTGGGATCGTCGGTCGACAAGAACACGATCTACAACCAAGTGTTCACCCTGCACGGGGCGATCATGGTGTTCCTGTTCATCATCCCGAGCATCCCGGCCGCCTTGGGGAACTTTCTGGTGCCGGTGATGCTGGGGGCCAAGGACGTCGCGTTCCCGCGACTGAACCTCAGCAGCTTCTACCTGTGGATGTTCGGCGCCCTGTTCTTCATCGGCGCTCTGCTTTCCAGCGGTCTGGATACCGGATGGACGTTCTACACCCCGTACAGCACGACGACCGACAGCAGCGTCATCCTGGCGACGTTGGGCGCTTTCATTCTTGGTTTCAGTTCGATCTTCACCGGATTGAACTTCATCGTGACCATCAACACGATGCGTCCGCCGGGAATGACTTGGTTCAAAATGCCGTTGTTCCTTTGGGCTACCTACGCGACCAGCATCATCCAGGTCCTGGCGACGCCGGTTCTGGGGATCACGCTGTTGTTGCTGATCGCCGAACGCGTCATGCAAATCGGCATCTTTGATCCGGAATTCAACGGTGACCCGGTCACCTACCAACACTTCTTTTGGTTTTACAGCCACCCGGCCGTCTACATCATGATCTTGCCGGCCTTCGGCGTGATCAGTGAATTGATCAGCGTTCACAGCCACAAGCACATCTTTGGTTATCGCTTCATCGCCTATTCGTCGATCGCGATCGCCTTGCTGGGCTTCCTGGTCTGGGGACACCACATGTTCACGGCCGGCATGAGCTCGCTGACCACGATCATCTTCAGTGCGCTGACCTTTACCGTTTCGGTCCCCTCGGCCATCAAGGTCTTCAACTGGCTGGCGACGATGTACAAGGGCTCGATCAGCCTGACGACGCCGATGTGCTATGCCCTGTCGTTCATCTTCCTGTTCACGATCGGTGGTTTGACCGGATTGTTCTTGGGAACCCTTGCGACGGACCTGCACTTGCACGACACCTATTTCGTCGTGGCGCACTTTCACTACGTGATGGTCGGCGGAACGCTGATCGCCTTCCTGGGCGGTGTGTTCCACTGGTGGCCCAAGATGTTCGGACGCTTGTACAACGAATGGGGCGGACGTTTATCCGCGGCGATCGTCTTCATCGGTTTCAACCTGACGTTCCTTCCCCAGTTCGTGCTCGGCAGCCGCGGGATGCCTCGTCGTTATGCGACCTACGATCCGGAATTCGCATACCTGCATCAGATGAGCACCATTGGTGCGTTGATTTTGGGAATCGGATTGCTGATCGCGCTGGTCGTGCTGATCGCATCGCTGGTCAACGGCAAGCGATCGCCGGCAAACCCCTGGGGAGCCGCGACGCTGGAATTTGCGTGCACCAGCCCGCCGCCGTACTACAACTTTGAACGTGCTCCCGTCGTGGGAGACCCCTATGACTTCCACGACATCTTCTGGGACGCCGAAAACGAACGATACGTAACGGCCGAGCCGGAACGAGAGATCGTTCCGCAAACCGTACCGGAAGAATCGCCGGCTCACGCGGGTGGTCAAAACTGATCATTGATCGACGCGGTCCCGTCCGCGTCATACACATGGGCCGCAGTGATCCGTCCGTGGTTGCTGTGGTCCGCTTCGTGCCCGGGATGACCGGTCGTGCGAAAACACTTGCATTGGCTATAACTTTCGATCATCGCTGCGGATCAAGACGACCGCATCCTACAAATGTCGACGACCATCGACGCGAAAAGGCATGTCAACCACTGATGTTCAAACGACGGAGACCGGTGCTTCAGCGTCCGCGTCGTCCGATTCGACCCACGGGCATGATCACGATCACCCGTCGTTCTTGGCTCACCACTTCGACACGCCCGAGCAGCAGTTCGACAGTGGCAAGTTGGGCATGTGGCTGTTCTTAGTCACGGAAGTCCTGTTTTTCAGCGGGATGTTCTGTGCCTATGCGATCTTTCGGATGTTGCGTCCGGAGGTTTTCGAAGGCTGCAGCCAGTTCCTGAACACCAAGCTGGGTGCGATCAACACCGGCGTTCTTCTGTTCAGTTCGCTGACGATGGCATGGGCCGTTCGCTGTGCCCAAACAGAAGAATACAAGAAGCTGACTGCACTGCTGGCCACCACGCTGTCCTGTGCGATGGTGTTCTTGGGCGTAAAGTCGATCGAGTATTCGCACAAGTGGGGCATGGGTCTGAACCCTGCCGGCCTGTTCACCTATGACCCGGCCAACCCTCATCCCGGCGGTCACCCCAACTACTTGCTGTGGCTGTGTATTCCGTTTATCGCGATCACGATCGGCGTGGCGATCTGGTTGGTCGTTTCGTTTCTGAAGAAGAACACGTTCCAGTTCGAATGTGCCAAGCCGCTGTTGGTCGTCTGCCTCAGCTTTTTCGCCGGCGTCGGACTGGGAACGATTCTCGAAAGCGGTGAATCCGCCGAACACCACGCCGCCGCGGGTGATCACGGCGACGGGGATGCCCACGCGGATCACGCAGTGGCGGATCACGATCACGATCACGATCACGATGCCGATGTGGAAGCGGCCGTTGCCGCGATGGAAGATTCGGGCGATCTGGTCGCCTTAGAAGCTTTGGCAGCCGACGAATCCAACACGGGGCTTCAAAATCAATTGGACGCCCGACGGCGTCAGTACGAAGTGGCCGGCAGTTCCGTCGTCAGCGACGTCGATGAAGTGGATGGCACGATCGAAAAGGCGACACAGAACGTGTTCACGCCTCGGACCGCCGGTGTCTTCTTCAGCATCTATTACTGCATGACTGGGATCCACGCGATTCACATCTTGGCGGGGATCGGTGTTTTGGTTTGGTTGCTGGTGCGTTCGATTCGCCAAGACTTCAATCGTCAATACTTTGGCCCGGTGGATTACGTCGGACTGTATTGGCACCTGGTCGACTTGATTTGGATTTACCTGTTCCCGTTGCTGTACCTGATCCGCTAATCCGCGGGCCAGAAACACCGGTCTCTCATTTCTTTTTGACGTTCGATTTCATTAAGCGACTTCATCATGTCAGGTCACGGACATAGCGACGACGGAACCGATTTTGCGCACCCGATCCCGTTGCCACTGCTTTTCGGTGTTTTCTTTGCGTTGGTGTTTTTGACCATCGTCACCGTGGCACAGGCCAGCTTCGATCTGGGCAGCCTGGATGTGGCGGTCGTGATGGCCATCGCGACGATCAAAGCGATTTTGGTCGCGTTGTTCTTCATGCACCTGGCATTCGACAAACCCTTCAACATCATCGTGTTCGTCGGTTCGTTTGTTTTTGTCGGTCTGTTCGTGATCTTCACGCTGAGCGATAGTCAGCTGACGTCGGATTCTTTCGAACCCAAGATTGACGAACCGGTCGTCGCCGAAGCATCGATGTGATCCTGGGGACACGCCGAACGATAGGAGACGCTGGTTTCTGAATCGTCGCAGGCGTCGTCTTGACCCCGGATTTGCGGGCCGGTTCCGATCGACTGGCCCACTCTTCAGTACAATACGAAGCGTCACTTTGCGAAATGCAGAGTGGCGTTTTTTCGTGGACACGTCCGATCGATTCCTCCGGCCGCAATCCGCGACGCTTCCCACCGATCCATCCTTTCTGCACCATTCCCCCACCTGTAACGTTTGGAACCCATCATGCCCGTTGTGCGTTTGACTTGCTTGTTTGCTTTGGCCTTCTTTTCCTTCACCACCGCGTTTGGCGAATCAACAGCAACGAAGTCCGGTTGGACCGTTCTGTTCGATGGGGCCAACACCGACGCGTTTAGGAATTACCAGTCCGACACGATCTCATCGGGATGGAAGATTCAGGATGACGCCTTGGTGCGTGCCGAGAAAGGTGCCGGTGACATCATCACCAAGGAGAAGTTTGGCGCATTTGAGTTGGAACTGGAGTACAAGATTTCACCCGAAGGCAATAGCGGCGTGATGTTCCATGTCACCGAAGACAACCCGAAGCCGTGGCAAAGCGGTCCGGAGATCCAGGTGCAAGACAACACCGCAGGTCATGATCCGCAAAAAGCCGGGTGGTTGTACCAGTTGTACAAAGCCGACGTTGATGCCACCAAACCGGCCGGGCAATGGAACAAGCTTCGGATTTTGATCACGCCCGAAAAGTGCGCTCACTACGTTAACGGCGTGAAGTACTTCGAATATGTCAAAGGCAGCGATGACTGGGATCAGCGCGTCGCAAAAAGCAAGTTCTCGAAATTCGAAGGCTTTGGTGAAGCGACCAGCGGCCACATCGCATTGCAAGACCACGGCGACGAAGTGGCCTATCGGAACATTCGCGTCCGCAAGTTTGACTGAATGATCAGCGTGATCCTGATCGTTTGCTGATCAGACATCGGTTTTTCGGCTTTGATGCCGGCGTCGCCGCCAGATTCAATTGGGCAGCGGCGTCGGCATTTTTTGATATGACGAAGCTTGGTAAGGATGGGCTCCGCTGAAGCCTCCGACGCTACGTTGCCGCGAAACACTTCAAGACAGCGACTTTGAAGCTGCGTTTCCGTGGCTTCATGGACTCGCTAATCCGGAGCCGTTTTCTGCCCCGTTCTCTGACCTGTTCGCTGGGCCGGTTGCCCGTTCTTGGGGATAGCCAAAAATGCGATAGTCGCGTTGGTAGATCGTGTGGACCTTTGCCAGGGCATGTGCGCCGAGTGCGGGCATTGGTGTGGTGCTTTGCTGATTGACCCCATGCAACGACGCCGAAATCCCAAGTCGCTTGCCGATCGCTTCAAAGCCTCCGGGAAGCGATTCGACTTTGACGACGTCGTCCACCATCAGTTGGTCTGCGTCGGTGCATAAGAAAAAGCTTTGTGGGACGAAGTGCACCCAGCGATAGGCAAAGGCTGGATCAAGAACATTGCAAACGAAGTCTTCGAACGACCCGGACGCGGCGCGAATGACATCGCCACACTTCGCATCGGCCCGACCTTTGCCACCGGACAGCACATATCGGTAGGCGGAAAACAGCCGAGCCAACGGCGACCGGACAAGCGAAAATTTATAGTAGTCGTCGAATCGCTGCGGATCGTAACGCTGGTAAACGAAGTACGGGTAGTGACCGATGATGTCGGTTCCGAAAACCAGTCGCCCGATACTTGATCCCGCCGCTTTGGGGACGTGAATGAAAATCACCTTCTTCGCGACGGAGCGCGGGTGATAAACCGACGCGATTCCAGTCCGTTCACGAACACGAAGCGACCAGCCAAGCGGCAGAAATCTTGGCAATCGATAGCGATGGCGTAGGAATGATGCTCGGCGAAACTGCGATGGAGTCATTCGCCTATCGTAAAAGCGCCTTCACTGATCAGATAGGTCCCGGCGATCCAATCGATTGCCTGTGCATCCGATGCGGCTGCGCAAACTTCATCGCTGTAACCGTGGGTGACTAAATCAGCGGCCACCCTGTTTCGCAAATCGAAAGATGCCGGCGTCACTGCGGGGGGCATCCCGTTGGCGACGTCGGCACCATTCGTTGGGGAGAGCGGTGGAGGGGCGATGCATCGCTTTGCAATCAAGCGATTGATCGCTCGACGGAGTTACTCCAGATAGCTCTTCAACATCCAAACCGTTTTCTCGTGCACTTGGATGCGAGCGATCATCAAGTCTTCCGACTCGGAGTCATCCGCATCACCGGCGACATCCCGAGCGGCTTTCAAATCGGTCAGCAGTTTGTCGTAGCATTTGATCAAGTGGCGAACCATGTCATCGGCGGACGCGTCTTCGGCCACTTCGTCGATGCCTGCCAGTTTTGCCAGGTTCG is from Crateriforma conspicua and encodes:
- a CDS encoding SCO family protein, whose product is MTVNLPQQRIGNLGDTPGRRARQVSCARPGFIAAYAAMIVLAGAVMFGGPVSAQPLQSGEGVSLNNSIPREVRSVTVTQKLGETIPADVVMTDSSGKSLSTGDLLDGEIPLLITLNYSDCPMLCNVQLNALVQSLDELELKIGEDFRLLSLSIDPTEPTEKVAQTKERYLQEVPRQGGANEGWRFCTAQQEQITKLADALGFSYVYDEQSGEYYHPAMLAYVSPDGVIVRYSLDVGFPVDQLKLSIVEAGQGKVGSAVDQFVLWCYSYDPNKNSYVPQAWKLMRLGGFVTVGALVTALLPFWVGRRRRPAGDPANASSDPPGSQPDSDSAAAN
- a CDS encoding cytochrome c oxidase subunit II; this translates as MLDHNQLPLADVNKSLWFPEQASSFAEGVDWVYDTILYISLVFFVGIVIALVWFAIKYHKKKGEPAESQTSHHTPLELLWSIGPSFLLVYMFVVGAISYLDMRTPPEGSYEIGVEAYKWGWTMDYGGGTYHPELHLLLDEPTKLSMRSSDVIHSLFIPAFRAKKDIVPGRYNYMWFKPTVASEKVSVDELASAKKETGTDAWDYDKYQFTPDGYRFFDLYCAEYCGKSHSEMQTVVVVHETQEELDAWIKEKASRPDDVAPDAWGKTLYNQRGCASCHSIDGSKRVGPSFKDLAGSTHALADGSSVTVDPNYIRESILEPKAKVVAGYNPVMPSYKGQLSDDDIDSIIAYLKTLAE
- a CDS encoding cytochrome c oxidase subunit I, whose amino-acid sequence is MSAGTLPSNVRDPGFPTERENYLTNSKGFLSWFCTLDHKRIGVMYLIGTVTAFLIGGLLALGIRLHLFSPEGWLFTDNWLGSSVDKNTIYNQVFTLHGAIMVFLFIIPSIPAALGNFLVPVMLGAKDVAFPRLNLSSFYLWMFGALFFIGALLSSGLDTGWTFYTPYSTTTDSSVILATLGAFILGFSSIFTGLNFIVTINTMRPPGMTWFKMPLFLWATYATSIIQVLATPVLGITLLLLIAERVMQIGIFDPEFNGDPVTYQHFFWFYSHPAVYIMILPAFGVISELISVHSHKHIFGYRFIAYSSIAIALLGFLVWGHHMFTAGMSSLTTIIFSALTFTVSVPSAIKVFNWLATMYKGSISLTTPMCYALSFIFLFTIGGLTGLFLGTLATDLHLHDTYFVVAHFHYVMVGGTLIAFLGGVFHWWPKMFGRLYNEWGGRLSAAIVFIGFNLTFLPQFVLGSRGMPRRYATYDPEFAYLHQMSTIGALILGIGLLIALVVLIASLVNGKRSPANPWGAATLEFACTSPPPYYNFERAPVVGDPYDFHDIFWDAENERYVTAEPEREIVPQTVPEESPAHAGGQN
- a CDS encoding cytochrome c oxidase subunit 3; translated protein: MSTTDVQTTETGASASASSDSTHGHDHDHPSFLAHHFDTPEQQFDSGKLGMWLFLVTEVLFFSGMFCAYAIFRMLRPEVFEGCSQFLNTKLGAINTGVLLFSSLTMAWAVRCAQTEEYKKLTALLATTLSCAMVFLGVKSIEYSHKWGMGLNPAGLFTYDPANPHPGGHPNYLLWLCIPFIAITIGVAIWLVVSFLKKNTFQFECAKPLLVVCLSFFAGVGLGTILESGESAEHHAAAGDHGDGDAHADHAVADHDHDHDHDADVEAAVAAMEDSGDLVALEALAADESNTGLQNQLDARRRQYEVAGSSVVSDVDEVDGTIEKATQNVFTPRTAGVFFSIYYCMTGIHAIHILAGIGVLVWLLVRSIRQDFNRQYFGPVDYVGLYWHLVDLIWIYLFPLLYLIR
- a CDS encoding cytochrome C oxidase subunit IV family protein; protein product: MSGHGHSDDGTDFAHPIPLPLLFGVFFALVFLTIVTVAQASFDLGSLDVAVVMAIATIKAILVALFFMHLAFDKPFNIIVFVGSFVFVGLFVIFTLSDSQLTSDSFEPKIDEPVVAEASM
- a CDS encoding 3-keto-disaccharide hydrolase, with product MPVVRLTCLFALAFFSFTTAFGESTATKSGWTVLFDGANTDAFRNYQSDTISSGWKIQDDALVRAEKGAGDIITKEKFGAFELELEYKISPEGNSGVMFHVTEDNPKPWQSGPEIQVQDNTAGHDPQKAGWLYQLYKADVDATKPAGQWNKLRILITPEKCAHYVNGVKYFEYVKGSDDWDQRVAKSKFSKFEGFGEATSGHIALQDHGDEVAYRNIRVRKFD
- a CDS encoding sulfotransferase family 2 domain-containing protein; this encodes MTPSQFRRASFLRHRYRLPRFLPLGWSLRVRERTGIASVYHPRSVAKKVIFIHVPKAAGSSIGRLVFGTDIIGHYPYFVYQRYDPQRFDDYYKFSLVRSPLARLFSAYRYVLSGGKGRADAKCGDVIRAASGSFEDFVCNVLDPAFAYRWVHFVPQSFFLCTDADQLMVDDVVKVESLPGGFEAIGKRLGISASLHGVNQQSTTPMPALGAHALAKVHTIYQRDYRIFGYPQERATGPANRSENGAENGSGLASP
- a CDS encoding Dps family protein, which translates into the protein MSEKLVESLRRVVADTYAVMGQTHLCHWNVRGRSFFGLHNAFEEQYTEMFEAVDEIAERIRSIGALAPGGLANLAKLAGIDEVAEDASADDMVRHLIKCYDKLLTDLKAARDVAGDADDSESEDLMIARIQVHEKTVWMLKSYLE